GATAGACAGAGAGGAAGGCCAAGAGAGGAAGGCAAAGAGAGGAAGAGAAGAAACGTCTCTTCCATTGCTTAATTAAGAGACGTCTTCTATAGTTATTACAATTTTTTTTTTTTTTTTTAAATCCCAAATACACTAAGAAACTTGTCTAAGAGACAGGTATAATGATGCTCTAATGATCTATATAGAAAAATAAATATATCATTTGGCCCCCAAAAAGAATATACTATATTATTATATGTGTCATAAGAAATCTACATATATATCAACAATCGATACGTGTTCTTTAACCGAATCGTATATGTGACCATTAACCAGCTGCAACATGTCATTTCAGTTAGTAGTCACTGTTAAATTTAGTTGCTTGCTAAGGACGGTAGAGATGGTAGATATAAGACTTAGACGTCAAAGTTGAAGAGAATTACAGCCCAAACGGTAATCATGTGCATGCAATCATTTGTAAACTTGGGGTTATGAAAATATTGAATTTTTAACCAAAAAAACCGTGTGAAATGACTTATAGTTCATGCATTTATTAACAGTGTTTTAAATGTTATAGGTTACAAACCGACATCACGTGGAAACTACCTTACGTTGCCACTCCTTGTATATTTTTCATCTTAGCGTCAACATGGATTAATAATAGAGTATGGCTAAGATTGGTGTTACCTCTCGCCTTGCATGAGAAAACTATACCCCGTCCAGGTGTTCACGTTATTAGACTTAGAAGCTTTACACATGACTCAGGTAATGAACTATGTGTAGGACTGAAGAAAATGGTTAAATGGATGTGGGAGTTGAGGAAACATGTTCGCGTTGTTGGAGATGCATGAGTCAAACGATGACATACAATGATCACAAGATTTTGACATGACTGCATTTGATTAGAGAATCATACGAGATATGCCAGGTTTTAATGAATATATATATATATATATATATAATATCACTACTAGTCAGGACTGATATAGTAGTTGTATAAAGATCAAAACTTCATATCACCACTAGGAGGTTTATACATAAATTTGAGATAGTAATTTTGTTTGTTGACATGAAAGACTAGTTTTCAGCTTTTCTTTCACCTCTCTTCTTCTTCTTCTCCTTAGCTGACGAGTGTTGCAAATAACGAAGACGATGTTGATCGGAGGAAAGCTCATGCATCTGGGAGCTGGTGCCTTGCGTAGCACTGCTACGAATCGTCGTCTCATGTCTTCTCATACCACAAGCGAGTCGAGGAAAATCTGGTTTCTTGTACGTGATGTTCAAAAGCTGAATCACGATGATGCAATTGCGATGATCAGAAAAACAGTTCACTCCCATGCTGCTGCGGTCCCAAGAAGCATCGATTTGAATAAGCTACTTGGAGCGATCGCAGGAACGAAACGGTACGATCTCGTGCTAGCTATGTACAGAGAGATGGAATCGCTGGGTGTTTCTCCAAACGTTTACAGCCTTAACGTAGTTATCGGTGGTCTCTGTAGTAGTGGTGAAACTGAGCTGGCTTTAGCTACGTTAGGAAAGATGATAAGGATAGGGGTTAAGCCTGACACTGTGACACTCAACACGCTGATCAAGTCGTATTGTTCCGAGGGAAGGGTTGATGAAGCCAAGAAGCTAGCTGAGAATCTTAGCAAATTTGGGATTGAGTCCAATTTGATAACTTTGAACACTTTGGTACATGGGTTATGTCTTCAAGGGGACGTACATGGTGCAGTCAAAGCAGTGGAGGATGCGTTAGAGAATGGCGTGAAAACAGATGGATTCACATACGGGCCAATCCTGAACAGAGTATGCAAGCCAGGGAACAGTACTTTGGCATTGAAGCTGCTTAGATATATGGAAGAAAGAAATGTCGACGTCAATCAAGTCAAGTACACAATCGTGATGGACTGCCTTTGTAAAGATGGGAAGGTTGAAGAGGCAATCACCCTTTACCAGGAGATGGAAACAAAGGGGATGAGAGTTGATATCGAGGCATATACATGTCTAGTGAGAGGTCTTCTGAGTGCAGGCAGAGAGGAAGAGAGTAAAGAGATTTTGGAGGACATGATCATCAAGAAGATTCCATTCGACCTTGTCTTTTGGAACACCTTCATTGATGGTCTTGTGAAGAACGGAAATCTTAAGGACGCTGGTGTTATGCTCACTGAAACAATGGTTAAAATAGGGATGAAACCGAATGTTGTTACTTACAATACCGTGATGAATGGTTACTGCAAGAAGGGATTGCTAAATGAAGCCAGGGAAATGATGGAAGCTATGGTTACCGGTGGATGCGACCCCAGCATCGTGACGTATAACATCCTCATTAAAGGGTATTGCAAGTCTGGGATGGTTGATGCTGGTTTGAAGCTTTTCCACGATATATCTGAACAAGGAGTTGTGGCCGATACAGCAACCTACAACACTCTTATCCACGGGCTTTGCCAATCAGGAAAATTCGATGATGCCAAAAATATTTTACGAGAAATGCTCTCACGTGGTGTTGCTCCTGATGTTAGGACTGCTGGTACGTTGCTAGATGCTCTCTGCGAGGATGGAAGACTAGAAGAGGCACTGAAAGTGTTTGAGCGTTTCAAGAGCGAAATGGTTTTTGGTATTGGTATCTATAACATCATCATGAAAGGGATGTGCAATTCTGATAAGGTGGATGACGCTTGGGATATATTCACAACCCTTCCTCTTAAAAGACTGGAGGCGGATGTTACAACATATAGCATCTTGATTTCTGGCTTCTGTAAGAAAGGCTCAATGTCCAAAGCAGACATGCTGTTTAAAGAGATGAAAGCAGGCGGGCATCAGCCAAACCGTTGGACATACAATGCACTCATCAAGGGGTATCTGCGAGAAGGTGATGCTATCACATCAGGAGAGCTGATCAAAGAGATGAAGACTGGTTTATTGGGCAAGAACTTCAAAGGAATTAAACCATGATGTAAATACTAAACAGAGGGGTCAAATGAGTGAAAAGATGTTTTTGGATTTTTATATAGTTGCGGGCGCCGCTAATGAGTTCCATTATCATGTTTACTCTGTTACTTTTCATGATATTCAATTACTGTTAGAAATTGAAGAACATAGTAAAGAACAAGAGAGAAAGATGTTTAATCTAGAAAGTAGAGAGAGAGATAGAGTAAATAAGGAGAATGTTATTTGCTTGATTGATTTGCTTATGGGAACATCCCATATATATAGGGGTTACAAGTATGATGAGATATGATAAACTAATAATCCATTGTCTTGAGACTTTAATCCACCATACATGCTTGTCCCTTGTAGTGGCATCTCCATTGTCTTGAGACCTTAACCCACCATGCATGCTTATCCCTTGTAGTGGCATCTTCATTGTCTTGAGACCTTAACCAACCATGCATGCTTGTCCCTTGTAGTGGTATCTCCATTGTCTTGAGACCTTAACCCATAGGGACTGGTCAAACTTGGAAACCATGAAGCATTCCCTCATTAAAACCTTTACCTTGGAAAAACTTCATGGGATAAAAACCAAGCCAAGGAAAAAGAGTAGAACACTTCATGGCTAAGAGGATTAGTGTGATGAAAAATCTACGAGTCCTAACTTGGAATGTATGAACTCGCAAACCTTGGTGCTTGCAGCCTTGGTAAAGATGTCAGCTAGTTGATCCTCACTTCTTGTGTAGCAGGGTAAGATGATCCTTTGTTCCNNNNNNNNNNNNNNNNNNNNNNNNNNNNNNNNNNNNNNNNNNNNNNNNNNNNNNNNNNNNNNNNNNNNNNNNNNNNNNNNNNNNNNNNNNNNNNNNNNNNNNNNNNNNNNNNNNNNNNNNNNNNNNNNNNNNNNNNNNNNNNNNNNNNNNNNNNNNNNNNNNNNNNNNNNNNNNNNNNNNNNNNNNNNNNNNNNNNNNNNNNNNNNNNNNNNNNNNNNNNNNNNNNNNNNNNNNNNNNNNNNNNNNNNNNNNNNNNNNNNNNNNNNNNNNNNNNNNNNNNNNNNNNNNNNNNNNNNNNNNNNNNNNNNNNNNNNNNNNNNNNNNNNNNNNNNNNNNNNNNNNNNNNNNNNNNNNNNNNNNNNNNNNNNNNNNNNNNNNNNNNNNNNNNNNNNNNNNNNNNNNNNNNNNNNNNNNNNNNNNNNNNNNNNNNNNNNNNNNNNNNNNNNNNNNNNNNNNNNNNNNNNNNNNNNNNNNNNNNNNNNNNNNNNNNNNNNNNNNNNNNNNNNNNNNNNNNNNNNNNNNNNNNNNNNNNNNNNNNNNNNNNNNNNNNNNNNNNNNNNNNNNNNNNNNNNNNNNNNNNNNNNNNNNNNNNNNNNNNNNNNNNNNNNNNNNNNNNNNNNNNNNNNNNNNNNNNNNNNNNNNNNNNNNNNNNNNNNNNNNNNNNNNNNNNNNNNNNNNNNNNNNNNNNNNNNNNNNNNNNNNNNNNNNNNNNNNNNNNNNNNNNNNNNNNNNNNNNNNNNNNNNNNNNNNNNNNNNNNNNNNNNNNNNNNNNNNNNNNNNNNNNNNNNNNNNNNNNNNNNNNNNNNNNNNNNNNNNNNNNNNNNNNNNNNNNNNNNNNNNNNNNNNNNNNNNNNNNNNNNNNNNNNNNNNNNNNNNNNNNNNNNNNNNNNNNNNNNNNNNNNNNNNNNNNNNNNNNNNNNNNNNNNNNNNNNNNNNNNNNNNNNNNNNNNNNNNNNNNNNNNNNNNNNNNNNNNNNNNNNNNNNNNNNNNNNNNNNNNNNNNNNNNNNNNNNNNNNNNNNNNNNNNNNNNNNNNNNNNNNNNNNNNNNNNNNNNNNNNNNNNNNNNNNNNNNNNNNNNNNNNNNNNNNNNNNNNNNNNNNNNNNNNNNNNNNNNNNNNNNNNNNNNNNNNNNNNNNNNNNNNNNNNNNNNNNNNNNNNNNNNNNNNNNNNNNNNNNNNNNNNNNNNNNNNNNNNNNNNNNNNNNNNNNNNNNNNNNNNNNNNNNNNNNNNNNNNNNNNNNNNNNNNNNNNNNNNNNNNNNNNNNNNNNNNNNNNNNNNNNNNNNNNNNNNNNNNNNNNNNNNNNNNNNNNNNNNNNNNNNNNNNNNNNNNNNNNNNNNNNNNNNNNNNNNNNNNNNNNNNNNNNNNNNNNNNNNNNNNNNNNNNNNNNNNNNNNNNNNNNNNNNNNNNNNNNNNNNNNNNNNNNNNNNNNNNNNNNNNNNNNNNNNNNNNNNNNNNNNNNNNNNNNNNNNNNNNNNNNNNNNNNNNNNNNNNNNNNNNNNNNNNNNNNNNNNNNNNNNNNNNNNNNNNNNNNNNNNNNNNNNNNNNNNNNNNNNNNNNNNNNNNNNNNNNNNNNNNNNNNNNNNNNNNNNNNNNNNNNNNNNNNNNNNNNNNNNNNNNNNNNNNNNNNNNNNNNNNNNNNNNNNNNNNNNNNNNNNNNNNNNNNNNNNNNNNNNNNNNNNNNNNNNNNNNNNNNNNNNNNNNNNNNNNNNNNNNNNNNNNNNNNNNNNNNNNNNNNNNNNNNNNNNNNNNNNNNNNNNNNNNNNNNNNNNNNNNNNNNNNNNNNNNNNNNNNNNNNNNNNNNNNNNNNNNNNNNNNNNNNNNNNNNNNNNNNNNNNNNNNNNNNNNNNNNNNNNNNNNNNNNNNNNNNNNNNNNNNNNNNNNNNNNNNNNNNNNNNNNNNNNNNNNNNNNNNNNNNNNNNNNNNNNNNNNNNNNNNNNNNNNNNNNNNNNNNNNNNNNNNNNNNNNNNNNNNNNNNNNNNNNN
This sequence is a window from Brassica oleracea var. oleracea cultivar TO1000 chromosome C1, BOL, whole genome shotgun sequence. Protein-coding genes within it:
- the LOC106329433 gene encoding pentatricopeptide repeat-containing protein At1g12620-like, whose product is MLIGGKLMHLGAGALRSTATNRRLMSSHTTSESRKIWFLVRDVQKLNHDDAIAMIRKTVHSHAAAVPRSIDLNKLLGAIAGTKRYDLVLAMYREMESLGVSPNVYSLNVVIGGLCSSGETELALATLGKMIRIGVKPDTVTLNTLIKSYCSEGRVDEAKKLAENLSKFGIESNLITLNTLVHGLCLQGDVHGAVKAVEDALENGVKTDGFTYGPILNRVCKPGNSTLALKLLRYMEERNVDVNQVKYTIVMDCLCKDGKVEEAITLYQEMETKGMRVDIEAYTCLVRGLLSAGREEESKEILEDMIIKKIPFDLVFWNTFIDGLVKNGNLKDAGVMLTETMVKIGMKPNVVTYNTVMNGYCKKGLLNEAREMMEAMVTGGCDPSIVTYNILIKGYCKSGMVDAGLKLFHDISEQGVVADTATYNTLIHGLCQSGKFDDAKNILREMLSRGVAPDVRTAGTLLDALCEDGRLEEALKVFERFKSEMVFGIGIYNIIMKGMCNSDKVDDAWDIFTTLPLKRLEADVTTYSILISGFCKKGSMSKADMLFKEMKAGGHQPNRWTYNALIKGYLREGDAITSGELIKEMKTGLLGKNFKGIKP